In one Triplophysa rosa linkage group LG13, Trosa_1v2, whole genome shotgun sequence genomic region, the following are encoded:
- the sowahd gene encoding ankyrin repeat domain-containing protein SOWAHC — protein MYVGASSGPVVSEEHCNPPSEEPEDTDCKDSGNAGSNSGSPKNRTTSQIRSSLEERLSRHGARPASPVFSASTRRSRFQKLELCEPGSSASQRLSVDASEKSTLTPAMRKKYLKELFLNNRSGLSSILSSGHSSSSAKDCEDALYGLNDTANSSAFWALDPMEHAWMLSAVDGNYDTMVEFLAEDPSLLSRKDFISGYTALHWLAKNGKDDALIRLLKHAETEGLPVNVNLRGSGGLTPLHVAAMHNQYMIVKILIGAFSANTEIMDYNGKRAWQYLKDNAPREMKELLGAWDDEHTVGYLNVNNNSVSEAQAIKHTQENKVEVDTSVGRTGWRFASFRRLLYNVGLLEEKS, from the coding sequence ATGTATGTTGGGGCCAGCAGTGGACCTGTGGTGTCAGAGGAACATTGTAATCCCCCCTCGGAAGAACCCGAAGATACAGACTGTAAAGATTCAGGAAATGCTGGAAGTAATTCTGGATCCCCTAAAAACAGAACAACCAGCCAAATCCGCTCAAGTCTTGAAGAGCGCTTATCCAGACACGGTGCTCGACCCGCATCTCCAGTGTTCAGCGCCTCCACGCGCAGATCCAGATTTCAGAAACTGGAGTTATGTGAGCCGGGCAGCAGCGCCTCCCAGAGACTATCGGTTGATGCTTCCGAGAAGAGCACTCTCACTCCCGCTATGCGCAAGAAGTATTTGAAAGAACTGTTTCTGAATAACAGATCTGGACTGTCAAGTATTCTGTCATCCGGACACTCGAGCTCATCGGCAAAAGACTGTGAAGACGCACTCTATGGGTTAAACGACACTGCCAACAGCTCTGCGTTTTGGGCTTTGGATCCCATGGAGCACGCGTGGATGCTGTCTGCTGTGGATGGGAATTATGACACCATGGTGGAGTTTCTTGCTGAAGACCCCAGTCTGCTGAGCAGAAAAGACTTCATCAGTGGTTACACAGCGCTACACTGGTTGGCCAAAAATGGCAAGGATGATGCATTGATTCGACTTCTCAAACATGCTGAGACAGAAGGCTTGCCTGTGAATGTTAACTTGAGAGGCAGTGGAGGTCTGACACCTCTTCATGTGGCTGCCATGCATAACCAGTACATGATAGTAAAGATACTGATCGGTGCTTTCAGTGCTAATACTGAAATCATGGACTACAATGGTAAAAGGGCGTGGCAATATCTTAAGGATAACGCACCAAGAGAAATGAAGGAGCTTCTTGGAGCTTGGGATGACGAACACACTGTAGGGTATTTAAACGTGAATAACAACAGTGTAAGTGAAGCTCAGGCAATAAAACACACTCAAGAAAATAAAGTTGAGGTGGACACTTCAGTGGGGAGAACGGGTTGGAGATTTGCATCTTTCAGAAGGCTTTTGTATAACGTAGGTTTGCTTGAAGAAAAATCCTGA
- the septin6 gene encoding septin-6 isoform X2, which produces MISASEVNGTVNGVVPFAVALLVCVRCGLQFPVEGLMQERTMAATEIARQAGEGARAVPLSGHVGFDSMPDQLVNKSVNHGFCFNILCVGETGLGKSTLMDTLFNTKFEGEPTQHNQPGVQLKSNTYELQESNVRLKLTMVNTVGFGDQINKEDSYKSIVEFIDAQFEAYLQEELKIKRTLHSYHDTRIHACLYFIAPTGHSLKSLDLVTMKKLDSKVNIIPIIAKSDAISKSELAKFKIKITSELVSNGVQIYQFPTDDETVAEINSTMNGHLPFAVVGSTEEVKIGNKMVRARQYPWGTVQVENENHCDFVKLREMLIRVNMEDLREQTHTRHYELYRRCKLEEMGFKDTDPDSKPFSLQETYEAKRNEFMGELQKKEEEMRQMFVQRVKEKEAELKEAEKELHEKFDRLKKLHQDEKKKLEDKKKSLDDELNGFKQKKTAAELLQSQAQQAGASTTLKRDKERKNFF; this is translated from the exons ATGATTTCGGCATCAGAAGTGAATGGTACAGTCAATGGTGTAGTTCCCTTCGCTGTTGCTTTGCTAGTCTGCGTGCGGTGCGGGCTACAATTTCCTGTGGAAGGTTTGATGCAGGAGAGAACCATGGCGGCCACTGAGATAGCTCGACAAGCg GGAGAGGGTGCACGTGCCGTCCCACTCTCTGGTCATGTTGGCTTCGACAGCATGCCAGACCAGCTGGTCAACAAATCCGTCAACCATGGCTTCTGCTtcaatatcctctgtgttg GGGAGACGGGTTTGGGAAAGTCCACCCTCATGGACACCCTGTTCAATACCAAGTTTGAGGGTGAGCCTACGCAGCACAACCAGCCCGGGGTGCAGCTCAAGTCCAACACTTACGAGCTGCAGGAGAGCAATGTTCGCCTTAAGCTGACTATGGTCAACACTGTAGGCTTTGGAGATCAGATCAACAAAGAGGACAG TTACAAGTCTATCGTGGAGTTCATTGATGCTCAGTTTGAAGCGTACCTTCAGGAGGAGCTGAAGATTAAACGCACCCTACACAGTTATCATGATACACGGATCCACGCTTGTCTGTATTTCATCGCCCCCACCGGACATTCGCTAAAGTCCCTTGACCTAGTTACTATGAAAAAACTGGACAGTAAG GTGAACATCATTCCCATCATTGCCAAATCAGATGCCATCTCAAAGAGTGAACTTGCCAAATTCAAAATCAAAATCACGAGTGAGCTGGTGAGCAATGGCGTCCAGATCTACCAGTTCCCCACTGATGACGAGACTGTGGCCGAGATCAACTCGACCATGAAC GGTCATTTGCCATTTGCAGTGGTGGGAAGCACTGAGGAAGTGAAGATTGGGAACAAGATGGTGCGAGCACGCCAGTACCCCTGGGGAACCGTGCAGG TGGAAAACGAGAATCACTGTGACTTTGTCAAGCTGAGAGAGATGTTGATCAGGGTGAACATGGAGGACCTACGAGAGCAAACTCACACACGCCACTATGAGCTCTACCGCCGCTGCAAGCTGGAGGAGATGGGCTTCAAAGACACTGACCCCGACAGCAAACCCTTCAG CCTGCAGGAAACATATGAAGCCAAGAGGAACGAGTTCATGGGCgagctgcagaagaaagaggagGAGATGAGGCAGATGTTTGTCCAGAGAGTCAAAGAGAAAGAGGCCGAGCTGAAAGAGGCAGAAAAGGAG CTGCACGAAAAGTTTGACCGTCTCAAGAAGCtccaccaggatgagaagaagAAACTAGAGGATAAGAAAAAATCTCTGGATGATGAGTTGAACGGCTTCAAGCAGAAGAAGACGGCTGCAGAGCTCCTGCAGTCTCAGGCCCAGCAGGCAGGAGCCTCCACCACACTcaagagagacaaagagaggaAAAA CTTCTTTTAA
- the rab41 gene encoding ras-related protein Rab-41 isoform X3, which translates to MSTTTGGGEFGNPLRKFKLVFLGEQSVGKTSLITRFMYDSFDNTYQATIGIDFLSKTMYLEDRTIRLQLWDTAGQERFRSLIPSYIRDSAAAVVVYDIANLNSFQQTSKWIDDVRTERGSDVIIMLVGNKTDLADKRQITTEEGEQRAKELNVMFIETSAKTGYNVKQLFRRVAAALPGMDSTPEKSKEDMIDIKLEKPPELPVTESSCSC; encoded by the exons ATGTCTACTACGACCGGCGGCGGAGAGTTTGGCAATCCTCTGCGGAAATTCAAGCTCGTTTTCTTGGGCGAACAGAGCG tGGGCAAAACATCACTTATCACCAGGTTTATGTACGACAGCTTCGACAACACCTATCAG GCAACTATTGGTATAGACTTTCTGTCGAAAACCATGTACTTGGAAGACCGCACG ATTCGGCTACAGCTGTGGGATACTGCTGGGCAGGAACGCTTCCGTAGCCTCATACCCAGTTACATCCGAGACTCAGCAGCCGCAGTGGTGGTCTATGATATAGCAA ACCTTAACTCGTTCCAGCAAACCTCGAAGTGGATAGATGATGTCAGAACAGAGcgaggaagtgatgtcatcatcaTGCTGGTTGGCAACAAAACAGACTTGGCTGATAAAAG ACAGATCACCACAGAGGAGGGAGAGCAGAGGGCTAAGGAGCTGAATGTCATGTTCATTGAAACCAGCGCAAAGACTGGCTACAATGTCAAACAG CTGTTTCGTCGTGTTGCTGCTGCTTTGCCTGGAATGGATAGTACACCAGAGAAGAGCAAAGAGGACA TGATTGACATCAAACTGGAGAAGCCTCCGGAGCTACCTGTTACTGAGAGCAGCTGCTCGTGCTAG
- the septin6 gene encoding septin-6 isoform X3 produces MISASEVNGTVNGVVPFAVALLVCVRCGLQFPVEGLMQERTMAATEIARQAGEGARAVPLSGHVGFDSMPDQLVNKSVNHGFCFNILCVGETGLGKSTLMDTLFNTKFEGEPTQHNQPGVQLKSNTYELQESNVRLKLTMVNTVGFGDQINKEDSYKSIVEFIDAQFEAYLQEELKIKRTLHSYHDTRIHACLYFIAPTGHSLKSLDLVTMKKLDSKVNIIPIIAKSDAISKSELAKFKIKITSELVSNGVQIYQFPTDDETVAEINSTMNGHLPFAVVGSTEEVKIGNKMVRARQYPWGTVQVENENHCDFVKLREMLIRVNMEDLREQTHTRHYELYRRCKLEEMGFKDTDPDSKPFSLQETYEAKRNEFMGELQKKEEEMRQMFVQRVKEKEAELKEAEKELHEKFDRLKKLHQDEKKKLEDKKKSLDDELNGFKQKKTAAELLQSQAQQAGASTTLKRDKERKN; encoded by the exons ATGATTTCGGCATCAGAAGTGAATGGTACAGTCAATGGTGTAGTTCCCTTCGCTGTTGCTTTGCTAGTCTGCGTGCGGTGCGGGCTACAATTTCCTGTGGAAGGTTTGATGCAGGAGAGAACCATGGCGGCCACTGAGATAGCTCGACAAGCg GGAGAGGGTGCACGTGCCGTCCCACTCTCTGGTCATGTTGGCTTCGACAGCATGCCAGACCAGCTGGTCAACAAATCCGTCAACCATGGCTTCTGCTtcaatatcctctgtgttg GGGAGACGGGTTTGGGAAAGTCCACCCTCATGGACACCCTGTTCAATACCAAGTTTGAGGGTGAGCCTACGCAGCACAACCAGCCCGGGGTGCAGCTCAAGTCCAACACTTACGAGCTGCAGGAGAGCAATGTTCGCCTTAAGCTGACTATGGTCAACACTGTAGGCTTTGGAGATCAGATCAACAAAGAGGACAG TTACAAGTCTATCGTGGAGTTCATTGATGCTCAGTTTGAAGCGTACCTTCAGGAGGAGCTGAAGATTAAACGCACCCTACACAGTTATCATGATACACGGATCCACGCTTGTCTGTATTTCATCGCCCCCACCGGACATTCGCTAAAGTCCCTTGACCTAGTTACTATGAAAAAACTGGACAGTAAG GTGAACATCATTCCCATCATTGCCAAATCAGATGCCATCTCAAAGAGTGAACTTGCCAAATTCAAAATCAAAATCACGAGTGAGCTGGTGAGCAATGGCGTCCAGATCTACCAGTTCCCCACTGATGACGAGACTGTGGCCGAGATCAACTCGACCATGAAC GGTCATTTGCCATTTGCAGTGGTGGGAAGCACTGAGGAAGTGAAGATTGGGAACAAGATGGTGCGAGCACGCCAGTACCCCTGGGGAACCGTGCAGG TGGAAAACGAGAATCACTGTGACTTTGTCAAGCTGAGAGAGATGTTGATCAGGGTGAACATGGAGGACCTACGAGAGCAAACTCACACACGCCACTATGAGCTCTACCGCCGCTGCAAGCTGGAGGAGATGGGCTTCAAAGACACTGACCCCGACAGCAAACCCTTCAG CCTGCAGGAAACATATGAAGCCAAGAGGAACGAGTTCATGGGCgagctgcagaagaaagaggagGAGATGAGGCAGATGTTTGTCCAGAGAGTCAAAGAGAAAGAGGCCGAGCTGAAAGAGGCAGAAAAGGAG CTGCACGAAAAGTTTGACCGTCTCAAGAAGCtccaccaggatgagaagaagAAACTAGAGGATAAGAAAAAATCTCTGGATGATGAGTTGAACGGCTTCAAGCAGAAGAAGACGGCTGCAGAGCTCCTGCAGTCTCAGGCCCAGCAGGCAGGAGCCTCCACCACACTcaagagagacaaagagaggaAAAA TTAA
- the septin6 gene encoding septin-6 isoform X1, producing the protein MISASEVNGTVNGVVPFAVALLVCVRCGLQFPVEGLMQERTMAATEIARQAGEGARAVPLSGHVGFDSMPDQLVNKSVNHGFCFNILCVGETGLGKSTLMDTLFNTKFEGEPTQHNQPGVQLKSNTYELQESNVRLKLTMVNTVGFGDQINKEDSYKSIVEFIDAQFEAYLQEELKIKRTLHSYHDTRIHACLYFIAPTGHSLKSLDLVTMKKLDSKVNIIPIIAKSDAISKSELAKFKIKITSELVSNGVQIYQFPTDDETVAEINSTMNGHLPFAVVGSTEEVKIGNKMVRARQYPWGTVQVENENHCDFVKLREMLIRVNMEDLREQTHTRHYELYRRCKLEEMGFKDTDPDSKPFSLQETYEAKRNEFMGELQKKEEEMRQMFVQRVKEKEAELKEAEKELHEKFDRLKKLHQDEKKKLEDKKKSLDDELNGFKQKKTAAELLQSQAQQAGASTTLKRDKERKNSGFL; encoded by the exons ATGATTTCGGCATCAGAAGTGAATGGTACAGTCAATGGTGTAGTTCCCTTCGCTGTTGCTTTGCTAGTCTGCGTGCGGTGCGGGCTACAATTTCCTGTGGAAGGTTTGATGCAGGAGAGAACCATGGCGGCCACTGAGATAGCTCGACAAGCg GGAGAGGGTGCACGTGCCGTCCCACTCTCTGGTCATGTTGGCTTCGACAGCATGCCAGACCAGCTGGTCAACAAATCCGTCAACCATGGCTTCTGCTtcaatatcctctgtgttg GGGAGACGGGTTTGGGAAAGTCCACCCTCATGGACACCCTGTTCAATACCAAGTTTGAGGGTGAGCCTACGCAGCACAACCAGCCCGGGGTGCAGCTCAAGTCCAACACTTACGAGCTGCAGGAGAGCAATGTTCGCCTTAAGCTGACTATGGTCAACACTGTAGGCTTTGGAGATCAGATCAACAAAGAGGACAG TTACAAGTCTATCGTGGAGTTCATTGATGCTCAGTTTGAAGCGTACCTTCAGGAGGAGCTGAAGATTAAACGCACCCTACACAGTTATCATGATACACGGATCCACGCTTGTCTGTATTTCATCGCCCCCACCGGACATTCGCTAAAGTCCCTTGACCTAGTTACTATGAAAAAACTGGACAGTAAG GTGAACATCATTCCCATCATTGCCAAATCAGATGCCATCTCAAAGAGTGAACTTGCCAAATTCAAAATCAAAATCACGAGTGAGCTGGTGAGCAATGGCGTCCAGATCTACCAGTTCCCCACTGATGACGAGACTGTGGCCGAGATCAACTCGACCATGAAC GGTCATTTGCCATTTGCAGTGGTGGGAAGCACTGAGGAAGTGAAGATTGGGAACAAGATGGTGCGAGCACGCCAGTACCCCTGGGGAACCGTGCAGG TGGAAAACGAGAATCACTGTGACTTTGTCAAGCTGAGAGAGATGTTGATCAGGGTGAACATGGAGGACCTACGAGAGCAAACTCACACACGCCACTATGAGCTCTACCGCCGCTGCAAGCTGGAGGAGATGGGCTTCAAAGACACTGACCCCGACAGCAAACCCTTCAG CCTGCAGGAAACATATGAAGCCAAGAGGAACGAGTTCATGGGCgagctgcagaagaaagaggagGAGATGAGGCAGATGTTTGTCCAGAGAGTCAAAGAGAAAGAGGCCGAGCTGAAAGAGGCAGAAAAGGAG CTGCACGAAAAGTTTGACCGTCTCAAGAAGCtccaccaggatgagaagaagAAACTAGAGGATAAGAAAAAATCTCTGGATGATGAGTTGAACGGCTTCAAGCAGAAGAAGACGGCTGCAGAGCTCCTGCAGTCTCAGGCCCAGCAGGCAGGAGCCTCCACCACACTcaagagagacaaagagaggaAAAA TTCAGGATTCCTGTAG
- the rpl39 gene encoding 60S ribosomal protein L39, whose protein sequence is MASHKTFRIKRFLAKKQKQNRPIPQWIRMKTGNKIRYNSKRRHWRRTKLGL, encoded by the exons ATG gcaTCGCATAAGACTTTCAGGATCAAACGCTTTCTCGCCAAGAAGCAGAAGCAAAACAGGCCGATCCCACAGTGGATCAGGATGAAAACTGGCAACAAGATCAG GTACAACTCGAAGAGGAGGCACTGGAGAAGGACCAAGTTGGGCTTGTAA
- the rab41 gene encoding ras-related protein Rab-41 isoform X4: MSTTTGGGEFGNPLRKFKLVFLGEQSVGKTSLITRFMYDSFDNTYQATIGIDFLSKTMYLEDRTIRLQLWDTAGQERFRSLIPSYIRDSAAAVVVYDIANLNSFQQTSKWIDDVRTERGSDVIIMLVGNKTDLADKRQVSLEAAEKKARELGVMYIETSAKAGYNVKQLFRRVAAALPGMDSTPEKSKEDMIDIKLEKPPELPVTESSCSC; the protein is encoded by the exons ATGTCTACTACGACCGGCGGCGGAGAGTTTGGCAATCCTCTGCGGAAATTCAAGCTCGTTTTCTTGGGCGAACAGAGCG tGGGCAAAACATCACTTATCACCAGGTTTATGTACGACAGCTTCGACAACACCTATCAG GCAACTATTGGTATAGACTTTCTGTCGAAAACCATGTACTTGGAAGACCGCACG ATTCGGCTACAGCTGTGGGATACTGCTGGGCAGGAACGCTTCCGTAGCCTCATACCCAGTTACATCCGAGACTCAGCAGCCGCAGTGGTGGTCTATGATATAGCAA ACCTTAACTCGTTCCAGCAAACCTCGAAGTGGATAGATGATGTCAGAACAGAGcgaggaagtgatgtcatcatcaTGCTGGTTGGCAACAAAACAGACTTGGCTGATAAAAG ACAAGTTTCACTAGAAGCAGCCGAGAAAAAAGCCCGAGAACTGGGTGTGATGTACATAGAGACCAGCGCCAAAGCTGGTTATAACGTCAAACAG CTGTTTCGTCGTGTTGCTGCTGCTTTGCCTGGAATGGATAGTACACCAGAGAAGAGCAAAGAGGACA TGATTGACATCAAACTGGAGAAGCCTCCGGAGCTACCTGTTACTGAGAGCAGCTGCTCGTGCTAG
- the rab41 gene encoding ras-related protein Rab-41 isoform X2 yields the protein MSTTTGGGEFGNPLRKFKLVFLGEQSVGKTSLITRFMYDSFDNTYQATIGIDFLSKTMYLEDRTVRLQLWDTAGQERFRSLIPSYIRDSTIAVVVYDITNLNSFQQTSKWIDDVRTERGSDVIIMLVGNKTDLADKRQVSLEAAEKKARELGVMYIETSAKAGYNVKQLFRRVAAALPGMDSTPEKSKEDMIDIKLEKPPELPVTESSCSC from the exons ATGTCTACTACGACCGGCGGCGGAGAGTTTGGCAATCCTCTGCGGAAATTCAAGCTCGTTTTCTTGGGCGAACAGAGCG tGGGCAAAACATCACTTATCACCAGGTTTATGTACGACAGCTTCGACAACACCTATCAG GCAACTATTGGTATAGACTTTCTGTCGAAAACCATGTACTTGGAAGACCGCACG GTTCGGCTCCAGCTGTGGGACACTGCAGGGCAGGAGCGCTTCCGCAGCCTCATTCCCAGCTACATCCGAGACTCCACTATTGCTGTGGTGGTCTATGACATCACCA ACCTTAACTCGTTCCAGCAAACCTCGAAGTGGATAGATGATGTCAGAACAGAGcgaggaagtgatgtcatcatcaTGCTGGTTGGCAACAAAACAGACTTGGCTGATAAAAG ACAAGTTTCACTAGAAGCAGCCGAGAAAAAAGCCCGAGAACTGGGTGTGATGTACATAGAGACCAGCGCCAAAGCTGGTTATAACGTCAAACAG CTGTTTCGTCGTGTTGCTGCTGCTTTGCCTGGAATGGATAGTACACCAGAGAAGAGCAAAGAGGACA TGATTGACATCAAACTGGAGAAGCCTCCGGAGCTACCTGTTACTGAGAGCAGCTGCTCGTGCTAG
- the rab41 gene encoding ras-related protein Rab-41 isoform X1, whose amino-acid sequence MSTTTGGGEFGNPLRKFKLVFLGEQSVGKTSLITRFMYDSFDNTYQATIGIDFLSKTMYLEDRTVRLQLWDTAGQERFRSLIPSYIRDSTIAVVVYDITNLNSFQQTSKWIDDVRTERGSDVIIMLVGNKTDLADKRQITTEEGEQRAKELNVMFIETSAKTGYNVKQLFRRVAAALPGMDSTPEKSKEDMIDIKLEKPPELPVTESSCSC is encoded by the exons ATGTCTACTACGACCGGCGGCGGAGAGTTTGGCAATCCTCTGCGGAAATTCAAGCTCGTTTTCTTGGGCGAACAGAGCG tGGGCAAAACATCACTTATCACCAGGTTTATGTACGACAGCTTCGACAACACCTATCAG GCAACTATTGGTATAGACTTTCTGTCGAAAACCATGTACTTGGAAGACCGCACG GTTCGGCTCCAGCTGTGGGACACTGCAGGGCAGGAGCGCTTCCGCAGCCTCATTCCCAGCTACATCCGAGACTCCACTATTGCTGTGGTGGTCTATGACATCACCA ACCTTAACTCGTTCCAGCAAACCTCGAAGTGGATAGATGATGTCAGAACAGAGcgaggaagtgatgtcatcatcaTGCTGGTTGGCAACAAAACAGACTTGGCTGATAAAAG ACAGATCACCACAGAGGAGGGAGAGCAGAGGGCTAAGGAGCTGAATGTCATGTTCATTGAAACCAGCGCAAAGACTGGCTACAATGTCAAACAG CTGTTTCGTCGTGTTGCTGCTGCTTTGCCTGGAATGGATAGTACACCAGAGAAGAGCAAAGAGGACA TGATTGACATCAAACTGGAGAAGCCTCCGGAGCTACCTGTTACTGAGAGCAGCTGCTCGTGCTAG